ctggcaacctctgcacttcaggacaacactctaaccaaccaaactattcaGACAGGGCTtgcaatacactttttttttttttttttaagggagtaggggagatacagaggcagactcccgcatgcgcctggacagggatccacctggaacctctgtctggggccgatgctctacccatctagggctatgcttgcaaccgagctatttttagcacctaaggtgaagGCTCCACAGGACCATCCTCTACCACAGAATGTGCTAgaatcaatcaaaccatggctgcaggaggggaagagagggagagaaaatggggggggggggggaggagtggagcagatggatgcttctcctgtgtgccctgacctggaatagaaacccagaacatccacatgctgggccaaggctctaccactgaaccaaccagccaaggcctttattttagaaaattaaatcaaactcccaaagaaaatttattttagagagacagaaagggagagatgagaaacatgaactcaGTTGTGgtacttgagttgttcattgattgcttctcatatggggggggggggctccagctgagccagtgaccattgtATCATgttgatcacatgctcaagctggtgagcttgtatttaagccagatgagcacacTCAAGCCCAAACCTGGaccttgggttttgttttgtgaaagaaacagagagggatagggataggagggagagatgagaaacatcaattcttcgttgtggcaccttagttgctcaatgattgctttctcatgtgcttgaccagcgggctacagcagaccaaatgaatccttgctcaagccagcgaccttaggttcaagctggtgagttgtgcttaaaccagataagcccacactcaaactggtgaccttgtgattttgaacctgggtctaccggatcccagtccaatgctgtatccattgcacaactgcctggtcaggcccgatcttggggttttgaacttgagacCTGTGTCCCAAgtcaacacactatccactgtgccaccatcagctACGTGAAAACTTATTCTTAATCCAGAAAATTCAAGATCTTTGGGTTGAGGGAATTATTGTTTCAGAAAGGTAGAACATGGCAATCTAGAAAAACAGCTCCAATTTATTCCAGCTAACACTCTCCACCTCCATTAAATAACAGCAAAGGCACATAATTATGAGCAAATCCAAATTTATTTCAACGCATGTCATTTTCAATGTTTATAAACCTCCTAAGTTAGCAGGAGCCCTAGTTCCCTGGGACAGCATGCCAGAGGTACTGAAtgaaatttgttctttctctccaaACCCCTAGCAAGTCATCCAATTCAAGTGCACAGCTTTAGAAAACCAGGAGTTGTCTGTTTGGTCAGTCTGCTCCTCTGGTTCCTGGTCTTTAAGAGAGGGAAGCCAAAATATTTCAAACAGGGAACAAAACCACAGTCGGGCTTCCAGCTCAGGTTTGTAATATGGTATGAGGAAAGACCCCACTGATGCCAAAGAAATGGACCAGTTGAAATGAATTCCTCCTCCTTTTCAGCTTGGGGAGTAGAGAGAACAGTCCTGCAGAACAAAATTGACTAAGATTTACAGGTGAGgatccatttcacagatgagaatcCCTTGTAAGTGTAGGCTCCAGCTCCTAAAAATGGGAGGGTCCTGACCAAACATTTTGGCTCAGAAAAGGAATTGACCACatgtgaataaaaaaatctgaagaacaGTTCCTCTACTTTGAGGCCAGATAAAATACTTAGGGGGAGTGGGCAAGAAGAATAAGCCCCAACAGATGGAAAAATGCCAACATCTGAGTgtataaaaaaatttcagttgAATTTCTAGTGGTGGTGGCTCCTTTAGCCTCCTCCTTGCTCTGTTGTAGGGCAATAAACCTTGAACAAGCAGAGTGGTGGGAAAAAAGCTACAAAGAGGGGCTTGAAGATGATAGATTTTGACTCCTGATTTTATTAttcaatttctccttttttttaaagatttttaaaaaattatttattcatttttagagagagagagagagaagggggggggaggagcaggaagcatcaactcccatatgtgccttgaccaggcaagcccagggttttgaaccggcaacctcagcgttccaggtcgacgctttctccactgcgccaccacagatcaggctcaatTTCTCCTTCCTGGTTAAAGTAGTCTTCAGTGGCTGGGAAGCCTGGCCTCCCAAGACCAGAGTCAGTTGGAGCTGGTTGTTGGAAGAAGGTTGGGTTGGGGGATTGGGATAGGAGCTGGGAGACCCCCGCTCTGCTGGCGGTCCTGGGTGGAGAAGACAAACTGCACTTCACAGAGCCTGGGGTATGGTGGGAAGGGGATGAGGCAGGAGCAGCAAGCTGGGGAGATGGGACCAATCTcagtccccagcttcattctcttCTAAGGTTTCCCCACTGGTGGCATTCTCTGCAGTCTTGGAGGCCTATATTCATGGTAAAAAGAGGAAGACTTGTCAGTTTCCCTGGGGTAGTGTTTCGGGGATGAAGGACAAAAGTACCCTAATGCCCCAGGTCGGGGCTAAGAAGTGGGGAAATACAGATATACAAAGTCTATACCCCACCGGAACCAATAAAGCAGGATAAAGAGGGATGAGGTTCAATCTGCCAAAGAGGAATAATAAtacaccttcttttttttctttttctgggtctTCCGACTTGCAGAACTCTGGAGGAGGGCCTGGAAAAtaggaagaaggaaaacaaattttGAGGAATTTGGAGGAAATGCTCATCTTACTTTCAATGCTGTAGGTCTTTATTCAGGACTTTGCTGACATTTAGTCTTCACTTCTAGGACAGCTTCCATGTGCTCCACTTTCCAGTCCACACTAACCTTTAACTCTGCATCCTGTACCTCCAGCTCAGACTTGTAAAGGTCCGGCTCAAAGGGGCCACTGGTGATCCGCATGGGGCCATTGGGCATGAGCAGAACTGTAAATTTAAACTGGGCAACAAATTCGCCTATGGAAGAGAGAAGTGTTTTGATAAAATGTTCCCTTGTCATATTCTTTTTCTATAAGCTataaggaggaaggagggaatcaTATAACCAGTACAGAAATGAAACTTAAAAACTTACCCTCCTTCTCATAGAGAACATTAAATGGTTGCAGCAGTTCATGTTTGGCGCACTCCACCACACCCATCCGGGCCTTCTTCTCATCTTCAAACGCTCTGGGTAAGGGGAAGACAAGTTCGGGTATTCTGACTTCTTATCAAGTCTCACCATTTTGCTCATGTTTTTAAATAGCCTCTACCCTCGGGCAGAAATCATGTTTAGGACTGCTCTTTACATTCCCTTcaaagagggagatggggagcaCAAGAGAACCCTTGCATGCAGGCTAGAGCTACAAGTCTAggcaagaggggagaggaagggagcagtAGGGGAGGGAATAGTGTTTTAGGGTGTGTGGTCTATGAGTCACACTACCTCCAAGTCCTGTCCTAGCTAAGTGCAAGATACCTTAAAGTAAACGGCATGGCATCAAAACGCCTTTCAACCTCACTGAAGAAGGCACGTGAAGTTTTCATTTTCAGGCCATACTGCTTAGAAGGATCTCGTTTATAAATGGTGGTTCTCTGTCCTGCATCCTTGGCCTAAAGAGCAAGTTAGGTCACGTTTGTTCTGGTGCTCTTGGAACACACCCTCAGCCGTCCCTCTTCGGCAGTTCTGGTAAACACTCCTCACCTTGCCCTCTCCTGAGCTGACGAGAACATCCACAGCATATACTTCATGTACCTCAAATTCAGCTTTTTCGTGGTCCTtcctaaaaggaataaaaagggaACCATAAAAAGCAGCAAGTAGTTTCTGGCATTTGGAGTAGAAGGTGGACAAAATTAGGCTGAaagtatggaagaaaaaaattcatgacTCGTCTGGTAGGATGGACAGTGAAGGGTGGGACTAGCACCTACTTCTGCTGGTCTGTAGGGTTCTGAATAATGGTTTTCTCTCCATCGATGACATGCTGCTTCAACTGGTGTGACAGCATACCTGTAGAGAGGACAAAGTCTATGGTACCAGCCATCAAGAATCCCAAAAGGTTTTCAAATCCACCCACCTAAGCAGTTTGATAGGGCAGGCAGTGAGAGAAAAGTGCCAGGCTATGGAAACCAAGAGCATTGAGGTTTTGGCTCAGACTATGCTAGAGCCGGGATGAATCCTTAAGGGAGGAAAAAGCCTCAATTCTGTTAAACCCTTGGTACTGCGAACCTCAACCCTGTTATCTGAGGTCTCACCTTCTATTGGCGTACAATTAAATGAGTGAGCAACCTTGTTCCAGGCTTCTGTCACTTGGGTGTTCTAGAAGTACAAGATCAAACAAAAGATAAGATATTAGGGGCAAGTAGCTCTCTATCATGTGAATAAGAAGCATAAAAGAATTGAGAGTTCTAATATCTGCCATCAGGTACAAGCGATTCTCGCTGGTTTTTCATGTCACAGACCTATCAATCCCTACAACCTAAACATACCTTACATTCGCATATCCTTTTACAATGCGCTTTCACAAAGATGGTCTAATTAGACAACAAGTCTGGAAGGTGAACAGGGCAGATCTATATCCCAATCtagaaaatgaggaaactgaggctcagaaaggttaaatgacttgcctggGATTAAACCAGTTAAATCTGTTAAGAAAGGACCGGAAACTCTTATTTCCCACTTCTTACTCTTTAAACATGACCTGATCCTCACCTAAGCTACAAttcttagacaaaaaaaaaaaaaaaaaggtgggccctggccagtttgctcagtggcacagcatcagcccagcatgtggaagttctgggttcaattccccatcagggcacacaggagaagcgaccatctgcttcttcccctctctccctcatctctctctctctctcttcccctctcacagccatagcacgattggtttgagcaaagttggccctgggtgctaagcatggctccatggcctcaccccagccactaaaatagcttggttgctgagcagcagagcagaggctcagatgggcaaagcaatgcctgataggggcttgctgggtggatcccagttgggcacatgcagaagtctgtctctgcctccctgacttaaaaaaaaaagagagagaaaagtgaacaATTAATCCTAGTTATTATTAAACTACGTGCTAGGTACTGTGATAATCACTTTACACAAGTCATCTCAGCCATCACAATAACCCTTTGAGAATaaggcataattttatttttttcattttacagatacaaaattcaagttattttaaattgtttaaatttttttttttttttaattttagagagggaggaaggggaggagggagaagagagaaagagagagaccagaacatccctctgttcctgtatcttccctgatcggggactgaaccagcaacctccacattttgggacaaagctctaaccaaccaagctctctagACAGGGTaaattcaagttatttttaagtAGTAAGAGGTGGCAACAATGCGAGAACCCAGAAAGTCTGGTGTCATAGCTAGATAACAATACCTTCCAATGAAGATACACAATagttaagtatataaataaagataatgaaTATGTGAAGTAATAATAGTTAACAGtgtttactatatgccaggcactgttcaaaGTCCTCTATGAAGTTGGTAAcattacaagaaaacaaaaaggttcAAGTGAAAATTATGTAGTTAAGTAACAATGGGGATGAAGTACAAATTGATTAAAAGCACGaaggatgccctggccggttggctcagcggcagagcattggcctggcgtgcaggagtcctgggttcgattcctggccagggcacacaggaaaagtgcccatctgcttctccacccctacccctctccttcctctctgtctttctcttcccctcctgctgccaaggctccactggagcaaagatggcccgggcgctggggatggctctgtggcctctgcctcaggcgctgggatggct
The DNA window shown above is from Saccopteryx bilineata isolate mSacBil1 chromosome 2, mSacBil1_pri_phased_curated, whole genome shotgun sequence and carries:
- the PA2G4 gene encoding proliferation-associated protein 2G4 gives rise to the protein MSGEDEQQEQTIAEDLVVTKYKMGGDIANRVLRSLVEASCSGVSVLSLCEKGDAMIMEETGKIFKKEKEMKKGIAFPTSISVNNCVCHFSPLKSDQDYILKEGDLVKIDLGVHVDGFIANVAHTFVIDVAQGTQVTGRKADVIKAAHLCAEAALRLVKPGNLNTQVTEAWNKVAHSFNCTPIEGMLSHQLKQHVIDGEKTIIQNPTDQQKKDHEKAEFEVHEVYAVDVLVSSGEGKAKDAGQRTTIYKRDPSKQYGLKMKTSRAFFSEVERRFDAMPFTLRAFEDEKKARMGVVECAKHELLQPFNVLYEKEGEFVAQFKFTVLLMPNGPMRITSGPFEPDLYKSELEVQDAELKALLQSSASRKTQKKKKKKASKTAENATSGETLEENEAGD